CTAAAAGGACTACATCTATTTCTGTTTTAAACCCATATTTATCCTTTAGAAATTTCTTAAGAACAAAATCAATTTTATTGCTTTTTATAAATTGATAGACTACTTCGTTGGGAGCTTTAATTATTATCTTTTGATTCTCTGTTACTACATCACAGGTTTTTAAAAAACTAAGAGAAGCAGGGTATTCTTCGCTTATTTTTAAAATTATTTCCTCAAAATTGTCTAATATGTCCTGAAGACTATTAAATTTTTTCTCCTGTTCTACTACGACTTCTACTTCTTTAATTAAAGGAAATTTATTAAGCAAAAAATCCTGGAATTTTCTTATTTGAGAATTTATGTTATTATTGGAAGATACGCTTACAATTAATTTTCTCTCTTTTTTTAACAATTTTACTTTTTTTATTTCAAATTCCTGCGGAAAAGATGCTGGAATCATCAAATCCCTCTTTCTAAATCCACATTTTTAAAATATCAAAATACATTTTTAATCGCGCATAAAAGCCTTTAACTAATCCCAGCTTTTCTTCTTTCATGACATGACTCATATTCTCAAGAGGCACATTTACCACCCTTAACTTATTCTTTTCAGCATGTCTATTTAAAGCAATTTCTACTCCGAATCTACTGATTTCCATCTCTTCAATGTTTTCTAAAAACTGCCTTTTTATTGCCCTTTGGCCTGACAAAAAGGGTGCTATTTTTTGTGCAAAATCTGTAGATTTTCTTCCACCAGAAAAAATTCCAATTGTCATATCTGCTTCATTTTTTAATACAGGAGATACGAGATTTACAAAATGTTTTTCAGTAAGTCCAATCAAATCGGCATCTAACATAACAATAATATCACCTTTAGAATTATCTATTCCTGCTTTTAACGCTTTTCCTTTTCCTTGATTTTTTTCTAAATCAACAAGTTTTACATTGTATTTTAGAGCTTGTTCTTTTGTATCATCTGTAGAACCATCATTTACAACTATGATTTCATCAATCAGGTCTATTGTTTCTAAGACTGACAAAACTCTCCCAATATTTTTTCCTTCATTAAAAGCTGGGATTACAACAGAAATCATTAAGAATCCTCCTCAAGTAATTTTTCAATTTCTTTCATCAATTCTTCTACTAACTCTTCTTCCTTAACTTTTTTATAAACTTTTCCTTTTTTAAAAATAACTCCTTCTCCATCTCCTCCTGCTATTCCTATATCCGCTTCTTTTGCTTCCCCTGGTCCATTTACAACACATCCCATAACAGCAACTTTTAAAGGCTTTTTAATATGCCTCGTCCTTTTTTCTACTTCTTCTGCTAACCTTATCAAGTCAATTTTTGTTCTGCCGCAGGTAGGGCAGGAAATAATTTCTACTCCTTCTTTTAGAAAGCCTAAAGAGCGTAAAATTTGTTTTCCTACTCTTACCTCATGGACTGGGTCACCTGTTAGAGAAACTCGTATTGTGTCTCCTATTCCTAAATAAAGCAATGTTCCTATTCCTATAGCAGATTTTATAGTGCCAGCTTCAATGGTACCTGCCTCTGTTATGCCTACGTGCAATGGATAGTCTACTTTTGAAGAAGCGAGCTTATAAGCCTCTATAGTAAGAGGTACATTTGTAGTTTTAAGCGAAATAACTATATCATAAAAGCCTAACTTTTCTAAAATTAAAACATTTTTTAAAGCGCTTTCCACAACTGCTTCGGCAGTTACTCCCTTGTATTTATGTAATATTTCTTTTTCTAAAGAACCAGAATTTACACCTATTCTAATAGGAATACCTTTTTCTTTTGCTATTTCTACCACTTTTTTGATATTTTCTTCTCTTCCTATGTTTCCAGGATTAATTCTTATCTTGTCTGCTCCATTTTCAATTGATTTTATAGCTAATCGATAATCAAAATGAATATCTGCTACCAAAGGAATATTTATATTTTTCTTTATTTCTTTTATTGCTTCAGCTGCTTCCATATCTGGAACAGCAACTCTTATAATATCACAGCCTTCAGCTTCTAGTCTTTTTATCTGCTCTATTGTTTTTTCAATATCGTGGGTATCCGTGTTAGTCATAGACTGAACTAAAATTGGATTATTTCCTCCAATTTTTTTATTGCCTATTTTGACTTCGCGAGTAATTTTTCTCATTTTTATCACCTTTTAAAAAATGCGTAGAATATCCCTATAGGTTGCAAAAATCAACAAAGCAATCAACAGTAAAAAACCTAAATAATGAATATAGCCTTCTTTTTCAGGTGGCAATGGTTTACCTCTTACTGCCTCTGCTAACACAAACAAAATCCTTCCACCGTCTAAAGCCGGTAGTGGCAATAGATTAAAAAGGCCTAAATTTACGCTTATAAGAGCGGAAAAAGCTAGTAAATTTATAACACCTGTTTTAGCGACTGTTCCAACAGCTTGAACAATTCCCACAGGTCCCATAATATCATTGACAGAGACTTTTCCGGTTACTAACATTACAAGAGACAAAATAATAAGTTTCGAAAAATATATTGTCTGATTGATGGCAGTTTTAAAGGCAAGAGAGATAGAACGCTCATAGTCTGGAACAATTCCTATCATTACCTTTGAAGCGTTTTTATCAAAAATTGGTTTTACTTGTTTTTGTAAAATTTGA
The sequence above is a segment of the Thermoanaerobacter ethanolicus JW 200 genome. Coding sequences within it:
- a CDS encoding glycosyltransferase family 2 protein, which encodes MISVVIPAFNEGKNIGRVLSVLETIDLIDEIIVVNDGSTDDTKEQALKYNVKLVDLEKNQGKGKALKAGIDNSKGDIIVMLDADLIGLTEKHFVNLVSPVLKNEADMTIGIFSGGRKSTDFAQKIAPFLSGQRAIKRQFLENIEEMEISRFGVEIALNRHAEKNKLRVVNVPLENMSHVMKEEKLGLVKGFYARLKMYFDILKMWI
- the ispG gene encoding flavodoxin-dependent (E)-4-hydroxy-3-methylbut-2-enyl-diphosphate synthase, producing the protein MRKITREVKIGNKKIGGNNPILVQSMTNTDTHDIEKTIEQIKRLEAEGCDIIRVAVPDMEAAEAIKEIKKNINIPLVADIHFDYRLAIKSIENGADKIRINPGNIGREENIKKVVEIAKEKGIPIRIGVNSGSLEKEILHKYKGVTAEAVVESALKNVLILEKLGFYDIVISLKTTNVPLTIEAYKLASSKVDYPLHVGITEAGTIEAGTIKSAIGIGTLLYLGIGDTIRVSLTGDPVHEVRVGKQILRSLGFLKEGVEIISCPTCGRTKIDLIRLAEEVEKRTRHIKKPLKVAVMGCVVNGPGEAKEADIGIAGGDGEGVIFKKGKVYKKVKEEELVEELMKEIEKLLEEDS